Proteins from one Apteryx mantelli isolate bAptMan1 unplaced genomic scaffold, bAptMan1.hap1 HAP1_SCAFFOLD_125, whole genome shotgun sequence genomic window:
- the LOC106492768 gene encoding olfactory receptor 6Y1-like, which yields MGDRNETSVMYFILLGFPTSAELQLLLFSAFFLAYSLTVLENIIIILVIRTNHSLQKPMYFFLGNLSFLEIWYVSVIEPKMLVDFLSQDKHISFQGCMTQLYFFVTFVCTEYILLAVMAYDRFLAICNPLRYPLIMNQRFCVQLTAGCWMCGLITSSIKLTFIGQLWFCNVDKINHYFCDISPLLNISCSDSSLAELVDFILALMVIMVPLCAVVTSYICIMFTVLKIPSSQGRKKAFSTCSSHLIVVVLFYSTTLFTYAHPKVMYTYSANKLVSVLYTVVVPLVNPLIYCLRNKEVRFALRKTFTCTRNI from the coding sequence ATGGGTGACAGGAATGAAACCAGTGTCATGTACTTCATTCTCCTGGGATTTCCCACCTCTGCTGAACTGCAactgctcctcttctctgctttctttctggCTTATTCATTAACTGTGTTGGAAAATATCATTATCATTCTCGTTATCCGTACTAACCACAGTCTGCAGAaacccatgtatttcttcctgggAAACTTGTCTTTCTTAGAGATCTGGTATGTTTCTGTCATTGAGCCAAAGATGCTAGTAGATTTCCTCTCTCAAGACAAACACATATCATTCCAGGGGTGCATGACACAACTGTATTTCtttgtgacttttgtttgtaCTGAGTACATTCTCTTagctgttatggcctatgaccgcttctTGGCCATATGCAATCCTCTCCGATATCCACTCATCATGAACCAGCGATTCTGTGTTCAGCTGACAGCTGGCTGTTGGATGTGTGGTTTGATCACCTCTTCCATCAAGCTGACCTTTATAGGTCAGCTCTGGTTCTGCAATGTAGACAAAATCAATCACTATTTCTGTGATATTTCACCCCTACTGAATATCTCCTGCAGTGATTCCTCTTTGGCTGAGCTGGTGGACTTCATCTTGGCTCTGATGGTCATCATGGTGCCACTGTGTGCTGTAGTCACCTCATATATTTGCATCATGTTCACTGTGTTGAAGATCCCTTCTTCtcaggggaggaaaaaggcaTTTTCTACCTGCAGCTCCCACTTGATAGTAGTGGTGTTGTTCTACTCTACCACCCTGTTCACTTATGCCCACCCGAAGGTTATGTATACCTACAGTGCTAACAAGTTGGTATCAGTCTTGTACACAGTAGTAGTGCCACTTGTGAATCCACTCATATATTGCCTCAGAAACAAAGAAGTGAGATTTGCCCTGAGGAAGACCTTTACTTGCACAAGAAACATCTAA